From Staphylococcus sp. IVB6214:
CATTGTGAATCCATATAGTCGTAGTTCACAAAGATTTCATCGTATACGCTATTTTGAATAAATTGTAGTTCAGGATTTTGATATACCAAGTACATATAACTCGCAGCATCACGTACCTTTTTGAGTTTTTGATTATTCCATTGCATTGTTCCTTGGTAGGGGATGAGTTGCATCATCGACTCAAACAATGTAGTTTTGCCAGCACCATTTTTTCCTGTAATCGTTATCCATTGCCCTGGTGCTATTGTTAGATCAGGCACTTGGTAAAGTGTACGTCGACCTCTCTGTATGGCACCTTCTCGATAAGTAAAAAGAAATTTTTGTGATGACATATCATGTGCTTGTTTTGGAAGTGGAGCGGACGCCCATGCATTCGGGTGCCAAACGCCATATTCTGTCAATGTCTCTTCATAATTGGCTAATATCATATCTGGAGATCCTTGTTGTATGATTTGACCTTCATGATTCATAAGAACAACACGGTCAACATAATCCCATACATGTGCTACTTTATGTTCGACAATGAGTGCCGTTTGATCTGTCCATAAATCTTTGAGTAAGTCCCACAAATTCTGCGTTGCTTCAATGTCGAGCATCGCGGTAGGTTCATCTAAAAATAACGTATCAGCTTCCATGAGTAAGGTACCTGCAATTGCTAATTTTTGTTTCATTCCACCGCTTAGTTTGTTGATTGCTTGTTTAGGATTTACATCGAGCTGAACTTTGCTAAGTGCATCTTGAATGCGACGATCCATCTCGTCTTGTGGTACTTGTTGATTTTCTAATATAAATGCGAGTTCTTCATTCACTTGAGGCATACAGAACTGTGAATCAGGATCTTGAAAGATGACACCGGCATGATGCGCAACTTCTAAGTCATCATATTTCATTGGAAGATCAATGAGATCAGGGACGATGCCACTTAAGACGTTTAACAGTGTACTTTTACCAGACCCTGATGGTCCGAGTAAAAGTACTTTTTCTTTATCCTTTATTTCAATATCAAGACCATCAAATATTTTATGGTCAGTACTTGGATACTTTAAGCGTAAATTTTTTGCTTTAAGCAATGTCAGTTCTCTCCTTATAGTGAATCATAATCGTCTTTTGACGCAGGTCTGAATAATTTCGTGACACCGGTCTGATCGAGTGCTTTGACGAGATAATATGGGAAGGCACCCGCTAGAACAGCACCACTGATCATGCGGAAAACGATATACAAGATCAGATTCCACTGTGCGACTTCGCCTAAGTAACCATAGTACCAATCGATTGGTAAGCTGATAAGTGCAGCAGCAAGACCTGCTAAAACAGCGACCATAAATGCACGAGAACGATAACGGAATAAGGCGAATACGAGTTCACACGCAAGTCCTTGTAAAAGTGCATAGATAATCGTTGGAATATCGAAACGTCCCATCATAATTGTCTCACCTGCACCCGCTGCAAATTCAGCAAGTAAAGCAATCCCCATTTTAGGAATGATGAGATATGCAACAACCGCTGCTGCAAACCACATGCCGTATAAAAGTTGATCGATTTGTAAACCGAGTGGTTGGATAGTCTTTGTAACAACCCACCAAATGTTATACACCACACCGAAGATGACAGAAACTAAAACTGTCACAAGTATGTCTGACAATGTTAAGCCTTTTTTCATGGTAAAGAACCTCCTAATAATAAAAGACGCACATCCTGGAAATAGGGATGTGCGTCGATATATGAACAAAGCGCTAATGTTTATATTATGTAAGCAACTCAAAATAAGCGTGCTATTTATTGCCGCAAATATTACGTATAAA
This genomic window contains:
- a CDS encoding ECF transporter S component; the protein is MKKGLTLSDILVTVLVSVIFGVVYNIWWVVTKTIQPLGLQIDQLLYGMWFAAAVVAYLIIPKMGIALLAEFAAGAGETIMMGRFDIPTIIYALLQGLACELVFALFRYRSRAFMVAVLAGLAAALISLPIDWYYGYLGEVAQWNLILYIVFRMISGAVLAGAFPYYLVKALDQTGVTKLFRPASKDDYDSL
- a CDS encoding ABC transporter ATP-binding protein gives rise to the protein MLKAKNLRLKYPSTDHKIFDGLDIEIKDKEKVLLLGPSGSGKSTLLNVLSGIVPDLIDLPMKYDDLEVAHHAGVIFQDPDSQFCMPQVNEELAFILENQQVPQDEMDRRIQDALSKVQLDVNPKQAINKLSGGMKQKLAIAGTLLMEADTLFLDEPTAMLDIEATQNLWDLLKDLWTDQTALIVEHKVAHVWDYVDRVVLMNHEGQIIQQGSPDMILANYEETLTEYGVWHPNAWASAPLPKQAHDMSSQKFLFTYREGAIQRGRRTLYQVPDLTIAPGQWITITGKNGAGKTTLFESMMQLIPYQGTMQWNNQKLKKVRDAASYMYLVYQNPELQFIQNSVYDEIFVNYDYMDSQCAGEQTTAMLELLDLAHVSKQHPFELSMGQKRRLSVATALSTNADVILLDEPTFGLDSHNTFKLITLFQERIAKGQTIVMITHDSHIIERYPSRHFEVLDGVLYEVEVPTND